A genomic segment from Aegilops tauschii subsp. strangulata cultivar AL8/78 chromosome 1, Aet v6.0, whole genome shotgun sequence encodes:
- the LOC123496863 gene encoding uncharacterized protein, with protein sequence MATTSCALLVALVVLAGLADLQAAAAAPRPVHAAEHFSMAAMTAEHPMADEADPDLNGMMQCMFGCFTSVMSCAFGCMGKGPDLPLCVISCNQKSIVCMIRCGLTPSPPAPKPPTPPGPPAPKPAPPKPAPGPPPYAGQNTKTSP encoded by the coding sequence ATGGCTACCACCAGCTGTGCCCTCCTCGTCGCCCTCGTCGTCCTGGCCGGCCTCGCCGACCTGCAGGCCGCCGCAGCCGCCCCGAGGCCCGTTCACGCCGCGGAGCACTTCTCCATGGCGGCAATGACGGCGGAGCACCCAATGGCGGACGAGGCGGACCCGGACCTGAACGGGATGATGCAGTGCATGTTCGGGTGCTTCACGTCGGTGATGAGCTGCGCGTTCGGGTGCATGGGCAAGGGCCCCGACCTGCCGCTCTGCGTCATCAGCTGCAACCAGAAGAGCATCGTCTGCATGATCCGCTGCGGCCTCACGCCCTCGCCGCCGGCTCCCAAGCCGCCAACGCCACCCGGGCCGCCCGCACCCAAGCCGGCACCCCCCAAGCCTGCACCCGGCCCGCCGCCATACGCCGGTCAAAACACCAAGACCTCCCCCTAG